From one candidate division WOR-3 bacterium genomic stretch:
- a CDS encoding transposase produces MARPLRIQFPGAYYHVMCRGNGKQQIFHSDYDRKKFVSLLAESLEMYSVRLHAYILMSNHYHVLIQTLKPNCAEFMHRLNVYYAGWFNHRHNRCGHLYQGRYKAIIIEADSYLLEVSRYLHLNSIRSSPRSGKGFQSRWLYASSFQWSSLPGYIKKTRMQKFIYYDQILSMIGNRRYYAQFIADGIKTDIRNPFKEVKYGLLLGDESFVKIMRAECIEEGSKQEQPSYRELVVEKIEPQRVIECIAEVCRVEKKTILDYYGNSEVRGIASELLYRFSDVTQAEIGELLGGISYSGVSRLRHRLQHKLKTNQHTLAKYNEAEKRLQKLSIVKT; encoded by the coding sequence ATGGCCAGACCGCTGAGAATTCAATTCCCCGGAGCTTATTATCACGTAATGTGTCGTGGCAACGGCAAACAGCAGATATTTCATTCTGACTACGATCGAAAGAAATTCGTTTCTCTACTTGCCGAGTCCTTGGAAATGTACTCTGTAAGACTCCACGCATATATTCTTATGAGTAATCACTACCATGTCCTGATCCAGACACTGAAACCCAATTGCGCAGAGTTCATGCACCGCCTTAACGTGTATTACGCGGGGTGGTTCAATCATCGCCATAATAGATGCGGACATCTCTACCAGGGACGATACAAAGCGATTATTATTGAAGCAGACAGTTATCTACTGGAAGTTTCCAGATATTTACACTTGAATAGCATACGCTCTTCTCCACGTTCCGGCAAAGGCTTCCAGAGTAGATGGCTATATGCATCATCATTTCAATGGAGCAGTTTGCCTGGGTACATAAAAAAGACGCGAATGCAAAAATTCATTTATTATGATCAAATACTATCGATGATCGGAAACCGTAGGTACTATGCACAATTTATCGCCGACGGAATCAAAACAGACATCAGAAATCCTTTCAAAGAAGTTAAGTACGGCTTACTTCTAGGTGACGAAAGTTTCGTTAAAATAATGCGGGCAGAGTGTATAGAAGAAGGTTCCAAACAGGAACAACCATCTTACCGCGAACTGGTTGTTGAGAAAATTGAACCGCAACGAGTGATAGAATGCATTGCTGAAGTATGTAGGGTAGAGAAAAAAACGATTTTGGATTATTATGGCAATAGCGAAGTTAGAGGCATTGCCAGTGAATTGCTTTATCGCTTTTCCGATGTGACCCAAGCAGAAATCGGAGAACTGCTAGGAGGAATAAGTTACTCTGGTGTCAGCAGGCTAAGACACCGACTTCAGCATAAATTGAAGACAAACCAACATACTCTTGCGAAATACAACGAAGCAGAAAAACGCCTGCAAAAATTGTCAATAGTCAAGACCTGA
- the msrB gene encoding peptide-methionine (R)-S-oxide reductase MsrB yields the protein MKNNDKYEKATFAGGCFWCMEPPFENLEGVIDVVPGYSGGQTENPTYEQVSRGSTDHLEAVQITYDPSKISYQKLVDVFWTQIDPTDQGGQFVDRGSQYKTAIFYHDDEQKRTAEESRAKLEKSGRYSKPIITEIRKYVVFYEAEDYHKDFYKKSPARYKTYKFGSGREQYLKEIWGEDRKVEPAEKEKTHEKPSQEEIRENLTPMQYEVTQQCGTEPPFKNEYWNNKREGIYVDVVSGEPLFSSNDKYDSGTGWPSFFRPIEKDNIVEKTDSSHGMVRTEVRSKTGDSHLGHLFDDGPAPTGLRYCINSASLRFIPREDLDKEGYSEYKKLFED from the coding sequence ATGAAAAATAATGACAAATATGAAAAGGCAACATTTGCAGGCGGTTGTTTCTGGTGCATGGAACCGCCATTTGAGAATTTGGAGGGCGTGATCGATGTTGTGCCGGGATACTCTGGCGGGCAAACAGAAAACCCGACCTACGAGCAGGTTTCAAGAGGCAGTACAGATCATCTCGAAGCAGTCCAGATAACTTATGACCCGTCGAAGATCAGCTATCAAAAATTAGTTGACGTCTTCTGGACGCAGATCGACCCCACAGACCAGGGTGGTCAGTTTGTTGACCGCGGGTCTCAGTACAAGACGGCGATCTTCTATCACGATGATGAACAGAAGAGGACAGCTGAGGAATCGAGAGCCAAGCTGGAGAAATCGGGTAGATACAGTAAACCAATAATCACCGAGATACGAAAGTATGTAGTATTCTACGAAGCAGAGGATTATCATAAAGATTTCTACAAGAAGAGCCCTGCACGCTACAAGACTTACAAATTCGGCTCCGGCCGCGAGCAGTACCTGAAAGAGATCTGGGGTGAAGATAGGAAAGTTGAGCCGGCTGAAAAAGAAAAGACACATGAGAAACCATCCCAGGAGGAAATTCGTGAAAATTTGACTCCCATGCAGTACGAGGTGACGCAGCAATGCGGGACCGAGCCGCCATTCAAAAACGAGTATTGGAATAATAAACGCGAAGGCATCTACGTTGATGTTGTATCGGGTGAACCGCTTTTTAGTTCAAATGATAAGTACGATTCTGGTACAGGTTGGCCGAGTTTCTTCAGGCCGATCGAAAAGGACAATATTGTCGAAAAAACCGATTCCAGCCACGGCATGGTTCGCACTGAGGTACGCAGTAAGACGGGCGATTCGCACCTTGGTCACTTGTTCGATGATGGCCCGGCACCGACCGGCCTCCGGTACTGTATTAATTCAGCTTCTCTGCGTTTCATTCCCAGAGAAGACCTCGACAAAGAAGGATACAGCGAGTATAAGAAACTATTTGAAGACTAA
- a CDS encoding MBL fold metallo-hydrolase has protein sequence MTDTIVKCLQVGYLPTNCYILACSKTMEGVIIDPGTLVGEEDRIIHVIDELKVTLKFILNTHGHPDHTSGNHAVKEHTRAQILVHEYDAPLLIEPWLGTRELQALQKPHRCPVCGREELLRLEVKGNKARMIADCGAVLINAEISPPADRMLHESDHIEFGGLALAVLHTPGHTRGGISLYCEKKDVVFTGDTLFEGSWGRTDLPGSSEEEMIGSLKRLGSLPGKTVVYPGHGRHTSVGKEKKTNPYM, from the coding sequence ATGACTGACACAATAGTGAAATGCCTGCAAGTCGGTTACTTGCCGACGAACTGCTACATCCTTGCGTGCAGCAAAACCATGGAAGGGGTAATCATTGATCCCGGAACATTGGTTGGCGAAGAGGATCGCATTATTCACGTCATTGATGAATTGAAAGTAACCTTGAAATTCATATTGAACACGCACGGCCATCCAGACCATACATCGGGGAACCACGCAGTCAAGGAGCATACTCGCGCGCAGATACTGGTACACGAATATGATGCGCCGCTTTTGATCGAGCCGTGGCTCGGAACCAGGGAACTGCAGGCTTTGCAGAAGCCGCATCGGTGTCCGGTTTGCGGCCGTGAGGAATTGTTGCGGCTCGAGGTTAAGGGGAACAAAGCGCGGATGATAGCAGATTGTGGGGCGGTTTTGATAAATGCGGAGATATCACCTCCAGCAGATCGCATGCTTCATGAGTCGGATCACATTGAATTCGGCGGGCTCGCGCTGGCGGTTCTACACACACCAGGCCACACCAGGGGAGGCATATCCCTGTATTGCGAAAAGAAAGATGTGGTCTTTACCGGTGATACTCTTTTTGAAGGTTCGTGGGGGAGAACAGATTTGCCCGGATCTTCTGAAGAGGAAATGATCGGTTCGTTAAAAAGGTTAGGCAGCCTGCCCGGGAAGACGGTCGTTTACCCTGGACACGGCAGGCATACCTCCGTTGGCAAAGAGAAGAAAACCAATCCATACATGTAG
- a CDS encoding HgcAB-associated protein: protein MKKNSDKAKAGTGEKESSCCEVKAIVTIDERGQMVLPKEIRDAAKIKPGDKFVVINMSRDKEFCCLSLMKVEELSEAVKGKLGPVLKDMM, encoded by the coding sequence ATGAAAAAGAATAGCGACAAGGCAAAGGCCGGTACAGGTGAGAAGGAATCCAGTTGTTGTGAGGTCAAGGCCATTGTCACGATCGACGAACGGGGGCAGATGGTATTGCCTAAAGAAATCAGGGATGCGGCGAAAATTAAACCCGGCGATAAGTTCGTAGTTATCAATATGTCACGCGATAAAGAATTTTGCTGCCTGTCTCTCATGAAGGTAGAAGAGCTTTCAGAGGCGGTAAAGGGTAAGCTCGGGCCGGTTCTGAAAGACATGATGTAG
- a CDS encoding DUF3795 domain-containing protein, with the protein MKEDRRWFLTPCGLDCHGCSIRLRTDEELAYWKSQNVDTDKIRCDGCRSDRTGNHWAPKCKILQCCVYERNLEFCAQCPDFPCRSLEDWGREYEHHAKAVETLREMKKTGIEQWLVRYFAK; encoded by the coding sequence ATGAAAGAAGATAGACGCTGGTTTCTTACTCCGTGTGGTCTGGATTGTCATGGTTGTTCGATCCGCCTGCGAACCGATGAAGAATTGGCATACTGGAAGAGTCAGAATGTTGATACTGACAAGATAAGATGTGACGGTTGCCGCTCGGACCGCACCGGGAATCACTGGGCCCCGAAATGCAAGATCCTGCAGTGTTGCGTTTACGAAAGGAACCTGGAATTCTGCGCGCAGTGCCCTGATTTTCCATGCCGCTCCCTGGAGGACTGGGGGCGGGAATACGAGCATCATGCAAAGGCAGTGGAGACGTTACGGGAAATGAAGAAGACCGGCATTGAACAGTGGCTGGTGCGATATTTCGCGAAGTGA
- a CDS encoding TIGR04076 family protein: MAFKDLKITVVKAEGPCSRMREGVEFYVRNAKLEIPEGKSVCIFALGSILPVLSGAIIRNIKDEGMLDVLQEWQCPDPLSKVIFRIEELG, from the coding sequence ATGGCATTCAAAGACTTGAAGATCACCGTTGTAAAGGCAGAAGGGCCGTGCAGCCGGATGAGAGAAGGAGTGGAATTCTATGTTCGGAATGCTAAACTCGAAATACCGGAAGGGAAGAGTGTCTGTATATTCGCCCTGGGCAGTATTCTGCCTGTTTTGTCAGGAGCCATCATAAGAAACATAAAGGATGAGGGCATGCTCGATGTGCTACAGGAATGGCAATGCCCGGACCCGTTGTCCAAGGTTATTTTCAGAATAGAAGAGTTGGGTTAG
- the ltaE gene encoding low-specificity L-threonine aldolase codes for MKMIDLRSDTVTLPTEEMLDAMRNAELGDDVFREDPTINKLQEISAELMGKEASLLVSSGTMGNLVCVLTHCERGEEVIIGDKSHMFLNECGSMSAVGGVHPHTIANQPDGTMRLEDIEGAIRGDNDHWPRTRLICLENTHNRCYGAPLHPDYVVSVCELAHNRGLKVHLDGARVFNAVAALNVDIKDLVRDVDSLSFCLSKGLSAPVGSVVCGTRDFIAEARRNRKLLGGGMRQAGIIAAPGIVALDGMVARLAEDHKNARRLAEGIARIPGLSIEPDKVYTNIVYFEIEQDKMTADELVAKLSEKGILTLSTGPGRFRMVTHYGIEADDIEKTLKALSEIMRVDLTS; via the coding sequence ATGAAAATGATTGATCTGCGGAGTGATACGGTCACGCTGCCGACAGAGGAAATGCTTGATGCGATGCGTAACGCGGAACTGGGTGATGATGTCTTTAGAGAAGACCCGACGATAAACAAACTGCAGGAAATTTCTGCAGAGTTGATGGGAAAGGAAGCCTCTCTTCTGGTGAGCAGTGGTACAATGGGCAATCTGGTTTGTGTCCTAACCCATTGCGAGCGCGGTGAAGAAGTGATAATCGGCGACAAGTCCCATATGTTTCTCAATGAGTGCGGCAGCATGTCGGCAGTAGGCGGTGTGCACCCGCACACGATTGCGAACCAGCCTGACGGTACCATGCGTCTTGAGGATATTGAGGGGGCAATAAGGGGCGATAACGATCACTGGCCGCGTACCAGGTTGATATGTCTGGAGAACACACATAACAGGTGCTACGGTGCGCCGCTTCATCCTGATTATGTGGTGTCGGTCTGTGAATTGGCGCACAACCGAGGACTTAAGGTGCATCTTGACGGCGCCCGGGTATTCAACGCGGTGGCGGCACTCAATGTTGACATCAAGGACCTGGTGCGCGATGTGGATTCGCTGTCTTTCTGCTTGTCAAAAGGGCTGTCAGCGCCGGTTGGTTCAGTGGTATGCGGCACGCGTGATTTCATTGCCGAAGCAAGGAGAAATCGCAAACTCCTGGGCGGCGGGATGCGGCAGGCAGGCATTATCGCAGCGCCCGGGATCGTTGCTTTGGACGGAATGGTCGCCCGGCTTGCCGAGGACCACAAAAATGCCCGGCGCCTGGCTGAGGGCATTGCCCGCATTCCCGGCCTATCGATAGAACCGGATAAGGTTTATACGAATATTGTGTATTTTGAAATTGAGCAAGACAAAATGACCGCGGATGAACTGGTAGCAAAACTTTCTGAAAAAGGCATACTGACACTGTCCACGGGTCCGGGACGCTTTCGGATGGTCACGCATTACGGTATCGAAGCCGACGACATAGAAAAAACTTTGAAAGCACTCAGTGAAATCATGAGAGTTGACCTCACGTCTTGA
- a CDS encoding T9SS type A sorting domain-containing protein, giving the protein MGEAEMILLFIVAAGWPLAPTDSTHPLGNNWGEYQYYGGSPYLHPGIDVMADTIHRPVYAVQSGIVKGWLTTSGDYHWRLAIADYETNDSVEAWLYAHIDPYQYHKDVGEYIVERELIGYLVEWPITGFDHLHFARIKDAGAVWQYGDWAFVQNPLLITQPYDDTTKPVFEDAYLDHKFAFCENNTSSYLQPDNLHGDVDIVAKIYDDVGLPLYDPVWERLIPYRIAYEIRGADSLPNTLSFIFCGVLDYTQNVDVIYKYDSVCNTQGNYSWRKYFFIVSNTDGDSIIESTDATCAWETNDFSNGDYWVIVSACDAAGNTQRDSMLVTVTNVGVAEHGDIVAAYPCRISPNPSIGLITVDTERMLKIVDASGRVVASGYGGSYRLTTGIYFIVFEDNNEIHSEKIVVVK; this is encoded by the coding sequence ATGGGTGAAGCAGAAATGATTCTTCTTTTCATTGTTGCTGCGGGCTGGCCGCTTGCGCCGACAGACTCGACGCATCCTTTGGGTAATAACTGGGGTGAATACCAGTATTATGGTGGGTCCCCTTACCTGCATCCTGGCATCGATGTTATGGCCGATACGATTCACCGTCCGGTATATGCTGTACAATCCGGGATTGTTAAGGGCTGGCTTACCACTTCCGGGGATTATCATTGGCGGCTGGCGATTGCCGATTACGAGACCAACGATTCGGTGGAAGCATGGCTCTACGCGCATATTGACCCTTATCAGTATCACAAGGACGTCGGTGAATACATCGTGGAACGTGAACTCATCGGGTATCTTGTTGAGTGGCCGATCACTGGTTTTGACCATTTACATTTTGCCCGCATAAAAGATGCTGGGGCGGTCTGGCAATACGGAGACTGGGCTTTCGTTCAGAACCCATTGCTTATCACTCAGCCGTACGACGATACGACAAAGCCAGTTTTTGAAGACGCTTATTTAGATCACAAGTTCGCATTCTGCGAGAATAACACGAGTAGTTATCTGCAGCCCGATAATCTTCACGGGGATGTAGATATAGTCGCCAAGATTTATGATGATGTGGGGCTTCCTCTGTACGATCCTGTTTGGGAACGCCTTATCCCCTATAGAATTGCCTACGAAATACGCGGTGCCGATTCTCTGCCTAACACGTTATCGTTTATCTTCTGCGGCGTTCTCGATTACACGCAAAATGTCGATGTCATCTACAAGTATGACTCTGTGTGCAATACCCAGGGGAATTACAGTTGGCGCAAATATTTTTTCATCGTCTCAAATACCGATGGCGACAGCATCATTGAAAGTACGGATGCAACTTGTGCCTGGGAAACTAATGATTTCTCGAACGGCGATTACTGGGTAATTGTGTCGGCTTGCGATGCGGCCGGGAATACTCAGCGGGACAGCATGCTCGTGACGGTGACGAATGTTGGTGTTGCAGAACACGGTGACATAGTCGCAGCATATCCGTGCAGGATATCGCCCAATCCCAGCATTGGATTGATTACAGTCGACACCGAAAGAATGCTGAAGATAGTCGACGCCAGCGGTAGAGTCGTCGCTTCTGGGTATGGCGGATCATATAGACTCACTACCGGCATTTATTTCATCGTTTTCGAAGACAATAATGAAATACATTCAGAGAAAATAGTCGTTGTGAAGTAA
- a CDS encoding SOS response-associated peptidase, whose product MCGRFVRKSTITVVEDEFDIYEVQWAFEPSYNIAPSQDIACVIGNEGNRLVKFRWGLVPFWADDPSIGYKMINARAETVSQKKSFARAFKNHRCLVVADGFYEWRKLADGKRKIPMYVHLREERPFGFAGLYENWKSKDGTVLQTCTIITTRANDLMAPIHNRMPVIIAPDERKLWLDMSVQDTDVLLPLLEPYSSAEMEAHAVSKKVNSPSYNEPDCIEPVHDEQQEGQGFKAPN is encoded by the coding sequence ATGTGCGGAAGATTTGTCAGAAAGAGTACGATCACAGTCGTTGAAGACGAGTTCGATATTTATGAAGTTCAATGGGCTTTTGAACCGAGTTATAATATCGCACCGAGCCAGGATATTGCCTGTGTGATCGGAAACGAAGGGAACCGTCTGGTCAAGTTCCGGTGGGGCTTGGTGCCGTTCTGGGCTGATGACCCGTCGATCGGATACAAGATGATCAACGCGCGTGCCGAGACGGTATCCCAGAAAAAGAGTTTCGCGCGTGCTTTTAAGAACCATCGCTGTTTGGTGGTCGCTGACGGTTTTTATGAATGGCGAAAGCTTGCCGATGGCAAGAGAAAAATACCGATGTATGTACACTTGCGTGAGGAGCGTCCTTTCGGGTTTGCCGGCTTGTACGAAAATTGGAAATCGAAGGACGGCACAGTTCTCCAGACCTGCACCATCATCACCACACGCGCAAATGATTTGATGGCGCCGATTCACAACCGGATGCCGGTCATCATTGCCCCGGATGAGCGTAAACTCTGGCTGGACATGAGCGTGCAGGACACTGATGTGTTATTGCCTTTGCTCGAACCGTACAGTTCAGCAGAAATGGAGGCCCATGCGGTTTCGAAGAAAGTCAATTCGCCATCCTATAATGAGCCAGATTGTATTGAGCCGGTTCACGACGAGCAGCAGGAAGGACAAGGGTTCAAAGCTCCGAATTGA
- a CDS encoding S8 family serine peptidase, whose protein sequence is MKRGLLVLILCVLMLVKVSASQGTEPSRKKITGIDDLPRRSYEVSGAVTDLMRDDSAFAVFAAKVRADVESDLETYEIEDRTTLRSFYGVLLNLDMLEGKYDHALESIEKIRVLQDKEAQRYTTGFLKGAMISWYMQVKASDRQGSEAVLSNLLTEVLEKLPWDVVQESIEEIKGNTEILSENLIMSIMEGQFGPVVEQTGKVSTEIAYRIVNLRYAMDVILPVKEIIVSTLDRHITANRFEKPDIWQERNVVLDGSDGLTPVVIGIWDTGLDIDVFPDMLFVNEKEIADGLDNDGNGFVDDIHGIAYDIEEERTPEILYPTGLTEAQLKKKVILIKGFFDVQSSIDSDEASLLRQEMSKMQPEDFNDFFEELMKLALHAHGTHVAGIAVDGNPYARILTARFTTDYHTIPKMPTIELSRKMAQNYIETIEYMKSNGVRVVNMSWGGTVRGTESDLEANGIGETAEERARLAREMFDIEKEALFNAMKSAPGILFVNAAGNDNDNVSFEDYYPASFDLANLLVVGAVDKAGDVTSFTSFGPTVDVYANGYEVESYLPGGERLAASGTSASSPNVANLAAKLLAVEPSLSPPDVINLIKNGADANPEGLLLMNPKRSMEMLKARK, encoded by the coding sequence ATGAAAAGAGGGTTGTTAGTCTTAATCCTTTGTGTATTGATGCTGGTTAAGGTTTCTGCGTCTCAGGGAACTGAACCATCCAGAAAGAAGATCACTGGCATCGATGATCTACCCCGGCGCAGTTATGAGGTGTCTGGTGCCGTTACAGATTTGATGAGGGATGATAGTGCATTCGCGGTGTTCGCGGCAAAAGTCCGCGCCGACGTCGAGTCAGACCTTGAGACCTACGAGATAGAAGACCGGACCACGCTGAGAAGTTTCTACGGCGTATTGTTGAACCTCGATATGCTTGAGGGCAAATATGACCATGCGCTTGAGTCCATAGAGAAAATACGAGTACTACAGGATAAGGAGGCGCAGCGATATACCACGGGCTTTTTAAAGGGAGCGATGATATCATGGTATATGCAGGTGAAGGCCTCAGACAGACAAGGGTCAGAAGCAGTTCTTTCAAACCTTTTGACTGAGGTTCTCGAAAAATTACCCTGGGATGTCGTGCAAGAGAGTATTGAGGAAATAAAGGGTAATACTGAGATATTGAGTGAGAATCTGATCATGAGCATTATGGAAGGACAGTTCGGGCCGGTCGTTGAACAGACCGGAAAAGTCAGTACCGAAATCGCGTACCGGATCGTCAACCTACGTTATGCGATGGATGTGATCCTGCCCGTAAAAGAAATAATCGTGTCGACTCTTGATAGACACATCACTGCGAACCGGTTCGAAAAACCCGACATATGGCAGGAACGCAACGTGGTGCTGGATGGATCTGATGGTCTCACGCCGGTTGTTATTGGTATTTGGGACACTGGTCTGGATATTGATGTTTTCCCGGATATGTTGTTTGTGAATGAGAAGGAAATTGCCGATGGACTGGACAATGATGGTAACGGGTTTGTTGATGATATACACGGCATTGCCTATGACATAGAGGAAGAGAGGACACCCGAGATATTGTATCCAACAGGACTCACTGAGGCGCAATTGAAGAAAAAGGTGATTTTGATCAAAGGTTTCTTTGATGTGCAGTCGTCCATTGATAGTGATGAGGCTTCGCTCTTACGACAGGAAATGAGCAAGATGCAGCCTGAGGATTTCAATGACTTCTTCGAAGAACTCATGAAGCTTGCATTGCATGCGCATGGTACGCACGTTGCGGGAATCGCCGTGGACGGCAATCCATATGCCCGGATTCTGACAGCGCGTTTCACAACGGATTACCACACAATACCCAAGATGCCAACCATTGAACTTTCACGTAAGATGGCGCAAAATTACATCGAGACCATTGAATACATGAAATCGAATGGCGTGCGCGTCGTGAACATGAGCTGGGGCGGCACGGTGAGGGGTACCGAGAGTGATCTGGAAGCCAATGGAATTGGCGAGACGGCCGAAGAGCGGGCACGGCTTGCGCGGGAGATGTTCGATATAGAAAAAGAAGCCCTGTTCAATGCCATGAAAAGTGCCCCCGGCATATTGTTCGTGAACGCGGCAGGCAATGATAATGACAATGTTTCCTTCGAAGATTATTATCCCGCGTCCTTTGATCTGGCTAACCTGCTGGTTGTCGGCGCCGTGGATAAAGCCGGTGACGTTACATCTTTTACGAGCTTCGGTCCCACGGTAGATGTTTACGCAAACGGGTATGAAGTGGAAAGCTACTTGCCTGGCGGCGAGCGCCTGGCTGCATCGGGTACGTCCGCTTCATCGCCAAACGTGGCAAATCTTGCTGCGAAACTTCTTGCTGTGGAACCTTCGTTGTCACCGCCGGATGTCATCAATTTGATAAAGAATGGCGCTGATGCGAATCCCGAAGGTTTGCTATTGATGAATCCCAAGCGCTCGATGGAAATGCTGAAGGCGAGGAAATGA
- a CDS encoding TlpA family protein disulfide reductase encodes MAGKKLFYTSRSKFVYSQGLLEAKAILEIWVMSKKDDGSWQLLLRNTETTARTDERSTRVESTKDTSWAACDFFPNGYYKRNRTMDRISQLDLYLPNIFIPLPDDFSKETITWESGDHPYNEQGRYSADKPDTTNRSWIIHVTHETPLDAIYLIEQKAEVYIDLVKMIPVYKKGESTRGYGQYAGRATYTVLLDSIVDFDTLQAKHYRDELMVLFTADSQYNDIISRVEDNPGQLLPLRKEAENLLNRVKPRITVAEVKALLARIVDDLPEDFEYLTGQIRKRAKFVNKASPRWEARDFSGKKHSLDDYRGKVVLLDFWYRGCPWCIRAMPMIKRLAEHFRNKDFSILGVNTDKERSDAIFVLEKMNLPYINLEGRDLIKHYEVTSYPTFIIIDKQGLVRRILIGYEPFLTEKLIEIIAPLL; translated from the coding sequence ATGGCGGGCAAGAAATTGTTCTATACGTCGCGATCGAAATTCGTTTATTCCCAGGGGCTTCTCGAAGCAAAAGCGATTCTGGAAATCTGGGTCATGAGCAAAAAGGACGATGGAAGCTGGCAACTACTATTGCGCAATACCGAAACTACAGCCAGAACCGACGAGCGCAGCACACGTGTAGAATCAACCAAGGACACCAGCTGGGCGGCCTGTGATTTCTTCCCGAACGGATACTATAAGCGTAACCGAACGATGGATAGAATTTCACAATTGGACCTTTACCTCCCCAACATATTCATACCGCTACCTGATGACTTTTCCAAGGAAACCATAACGTGGGAATCCGGCGATCATCCATATAACGAGCAGGGACGATATTCAGCGGACAAACCCGATACTACAAACCGGTCCTGGATCATCCATGTTACACATGAAACGCCGCTCGACGCCATCTATTTGATCGAACAAAAAGCTGAAGTCTACATTGACCTTGTCAAAATGATCCCTGTATATAAAAAAGGCGAAAGCACACGGGGTTACGGACAATATGCAGGACGGGCAACATATACGGTACTACTGGATTCGATCGTTGACTTCGATACCCTCCAGGCGAAGCATTACAGGGATGAACTCATGGTTCTCTTTACGGCAGACTCGCAATACAATGATATCATCAGTAGGGTCGAGGATAACCCGGGACAACTCTTGCCGCTACGCAAAGAAGCCGAAAATTTGCTCAACCGGGTGAAACCCAGGATAACCGTAGCAGAGGTTAAAGCACTTTTGGCAAGGATTGTTGATGACCTTCCCGAGGATTTCGAATACCTCACCGGCCAAATACGCAAGCGCGCAAAATTCGTCAATAAAGCCTCGCCCCGCTGGGAAGCAAGGGATTTCTCCGGCAAGAAACATTCTCTGGATGATTACCGTGGCAAGGTAGTGCTGCTCGATTTCTGGTATCGCGGCTGTCCGTGGTGTATCCGGGCAATGCCCATGATCAAGAGATTGGCCGAACACTTCAGAAACAAGGATTTCAGCATCCTCGGCGTCAATACCGACAAGGAGCGCTCGGATGCTATCTTTGTGCTCGAAAAAATGAACCTACCCTACATCAACCTCGAGGGCCGTGACCTCATCAAGCATTATGAAGTCACGAGTTACCCTACGTTCATTATCATAGATAAACAAGGCTTGGTCCGGAGAATACTCATTGGCTACGAACCATTCCTTACTGAAAAGCTGATCGAAATCATCGCACCCCTTCTGTAG